The following are encoded together in the Bos javanicus breed banteng chromosome X, ARS-OSU_banteng_1.0, whole genome shotgun sequence genome:
- the LOC133242746 gene encoding craniofacial development protein 2-like has product MEPKQKEYPAVNVTGDRSKAQCCKEQYCIGTWNVRSMNQGKLEVVKQEMARVNVDILGISELKWTGMGEFNSDGHYIYYCRQESLRKNGVAIMVNKRVRNVGLGCNLKNDRMVSLRLQGKSFNITVIQVYAPTSNAEEAEVERFYEDLQDLLELIPKKDVLFIIGDWNAKVGSQETPGVTGKFGLGIRNEAGQRLRESCQENALVITSTLFQQHKRRLYTWTSPDGQHRNQIDYILCSQRWGSSIQSAKTRPGADCGSDHELLIAKFRLKLKKVGKTTRPYRYDLNQIPYDYTVEVRNRFQGLELIDRVPDELWNEVHDIVQEKGIKNIPMEKKCKKAKSLSGEALQIAVRRREVKSKGEKERYKHLNAEFQRIARRDKKAFFSDQCKEIEENNRMGKTRDLFKKIRDTKGIFHAKMGSIKDRNGMDLTEAEDIKKRWQEYKPSQWVCYG; this is encoded by the coding sequence atggagccaaagcaaaaagaatacccagctgtgaatgtgactggtgatagaagcaaggcccaatgctgtaaagagcaatattgcataggaacctggaatgtcaggtccatgaatcaaggcaaattggaagtggtcaaacaagagatggcaagagtgaatgtcgacattctaggaatcagcgaactgaaatggactggaatgggtgaatttaactcagatggccattatatctactactgcaggcaggaatccctcagaaaaaatggagtagccatcatggtcaacaaaagagtccgaaatgtaggacttggatgcaatctcaaaaacgacagaatggtctctctTCGTTtacaaggcaaatcattcaatatcacagtaatccaagtctatgcgccaaccagtaatgctgaagaagctgaagttgaacggttctatgaagacctacaagaccttttagaactaataccaaaaaaagatgtccttttcattataggggactggaatgcaaaagtaggaagtcaagaaacacctggagtaacaggcaaatttggccttggaatacggaatgaagcagggcaaagactaagagagtcttgccaagaaaatgcactggtcataacaagcaccctctttcaacaacacaagagaagactctatacatggacatcaccggatggtcagcaccgaaatcagattgattatattctttgcagccaaagatgggggagctctatacagtcagcaaaaacaagaccaggagctgactgtggctcagaccatgaactccttattgccaaattcagacttaaattgaagaaagtagggaaaaccactagaccgtacaggtatgacctaaatcaaatcccttatgattatacagttgaagtgagaaatagatttcagggcctagaactgatagatagagtgcctgatgaactatggaatgaggttcatgacattgtacaggagaaaggaatcaagaacatccccatggaaaagaaatgcaaaaaagcaaaatcattgtctggggaggccttacaaatagctgtgagaagaagagaagtgaaaagcaaaggagaaaaggaaagatataaacatctgaatgcagaattccaaagaatagcaagaagagataagaaagccttcttcagcgatcaatgcaaagaaatagaggaaaacaacagaatgggaaagaccagagatctcttcaagaaaatcagagatacgaaaggaatatttcatgcaaagatgggctcaataaaggacagaaatggtatggacctaacagaggcagaagatattaagaagaggtggcaagaatacaagccTAGTCAGTGGGTATGTTATGGATGA
- the LOC133242747 gene encoding LOW QUALITY PROTEIN: endogenous retrovirus group PABLB member 1 Env polyprotein-like (The sequence of the model RefSeq protein was modified relative to this genomic sequence to represent the inferred CDS: substituted 1 base at 1 genomic stop codon), translated as MGLIIYVSLFLLTPKILSLPLDPQDNVFLSWAHSYATFHNRSNCWVCGALPSSSVEGFLWWTSPLQGKDFLQVCEYLRQQSHAMPLLHLMTFTNPKMDWCNTLYFNYGHNVTFNFDYTLSRFNDYFATYKANRSRSNGFLPDVYQIWDEVIWLTPEKGRLISTASICWEQTEPSPKVSQQLNYNDWKQLGFLSQETCNVIIPLFSNPSSGSPFVWPGTNWDWISQSCWLAPNGTYWICGSYLWAWLPPGWIGRCILGLAFTHGFTFSELPEKPANLPHLKTRWARSVFHWYDYLAAEFVPSLGTTDVMLXVDALISFTQQALQDSQKAISALNAEQAQIRKVVLQNRLALDILTAAQGGTRAIIHTQCCTYIPDMSTNVTHFTNHMNKMIRAMDTAEASIASLWETLTSLWIQPSVILKCRLWE; from the coding sequence atGGGTCTGATAATCTacgtgagtctatttctgctgactccaaaaattctgagtctgccgttggatcctcaagacaatgtcttcctgtcctgggctcactcctatgctacattccacaatcggtctaactgctgggtctgcggagcactcccctcttcatcagtggaaggcttcttgtggtggacatccccacttcaaggaaaagactttctccaagtctgtgaataccttcgacaacaatcacatgcgatgcctcttcttcatctgatgacatttaccaaccctaaaatggactggtgcaacactttgtactttaactatggacataatgtgacttttaattttgattatacattgtctcggtttaatgactattttgctacaTATAAGGCAAATAGGTCTAGATCTAATGGTTTTTTACCTGacgtttatcaaatatgggaCGAGGTTAtatggctaactcctgaaaaaggacgtttaatatctactgcctctatatgctgggaacaaacagagccatccccaaaagttagccaacaacttaattaCAATGATTGGAAACAATTGGGATTTTTGTCTCAGGAAACATGCAATGTAATCATTCCCCTGTTTTCCAATCCCAGTTCAGGTTCTCCCTTTGTCTGGCCAGGCACAAATtgggactggatatctcagtcgtgctggcttgctccaaatgggacttattggatatgtggctcttacctatgggcATGGCTTCCCCCTGGTTGGATAGGGAGATGCATCCTGGGTCTAGCTTTTACTCACGGCTTTacattttcagagcttccagaaaagcctgctaatttaccccaccttaaaactcggtgggcaaggtctgtatttcattggtatgattatttggctgcagAGTTTGTTCCTTCtttgggaactacagatgttatgtTATGAGTGGATGCTTTGATTAGTTTTACTCAACAGgcattacaagattctcaaaaggctatttcagctcttaatgctgaacaagcacaaattagaaaggtggttttacaaaacagattggctctagatattctgacagctgcacaaggaggaactcgtgccattattcatacccaatgctgtacatatatacctgatatgagcacgaatgttactcattttactaaccacatgaacaagatgattaGGGCCATGGATACTGCTGAAGCCTCAATTGCCTCACTTTGGGAGACGTTAActagtctttggattcaaccttctgttatcttaaaatgtagattatgggagtag